From the Lathyrus oleraceus cultivar Zhongwan6 chromosome 3, CAAS_Psat_ZW6_1.0, whole genome shotgun sequence genome, the window ctccttctgcagtctttttgaacaattcgtttccaaaaagtacataacttaaagctatgtattttacctttctttcggctttctgatttgggtcttgtagataatccttgatgggctttctccagtcttcaattcctgaatcatctatattgaatatctcaaaattttcttcgtcaccatatcctaatcttattgactccaaATCTGATGGGGACAATTTGGTAGATAtgactcttcctctgacttcaatagccttttctaacttttccttcgacacttgGTATCCAGACGCAAGTTGAGCAAGTTCATTTGCCTCTTGATTCTCCACCCTGGGAATGTGCCTAAAGGCCACATTGTCGAAttccttgagaagtctattggctattacaaagtacgtgattaaattttctttcacacatttatattctttagtcaactgctttatcaccagttcagagtcacccattatttcgactcttgttgcccccaattccaacaatatttcaagtccagcaatcaaagcttcatattctgcttcattatttgaacacagactttcaactttgtacttgaattttgttggaattctgtcaggagaaataatcaacatcccaacaccagttccattcttatgactggaaccgtcgaaatACAGTTTCCATGGTTCTAATTCGACATACTCTACATTTTCATCTATAGAGTGGTCAACTATAAAATCAGcaaccacttgtcctttcacagcCTTTAAAGGCAAATATTTCAAGGAATATTCTGTCaatgctaaagcccattttccgattcgactatgtaaaataggtttagataacatatattttattacgtcgaaatgAGAAGAAACGTACACATCAACAAgctttatataatgctttaatttcatacaagaaaaatatacacataaacatagtttttctataatactatatctagtttcaTCATCATTTAtgactctactgagataatagatggccctttcgacgccattctcatcttcttggcacaacatacttcctaatgttttgtctgatgccgaaatgtacaatctcatacttctttttctacAAGGAGATATTAGAATTGGAGGACTAGccaggtattccttgattttgtcaaaggcagcttgttgttcttgcccccatgcaaagtcttccttctttagtcgaagtagaggagagaaggcttgcgtttttccactaaggttggagataaaccttctgagaaagttgatttttcccagcagagactgcaacccctttttcgttgatggcgctttcgcctccattatggctttggctttgttttcatttatttcgatccccttcttgtggaccacaaaacctaagaaatcacccgcctgcacaccaaaagcacatttaaaggggttcatttttaaaccaaacttcctcatcctttcaaaggattattgaagatggtctatatgacttttccctgaaacagacttgatcacaatatcatcaatgtacacttgcatgaaagtttcaatAAAGTCATGAAAATGGAATTCATAGCCTGTTGGTAAGTTGCTCCAGCATTTTTTAAACCAAAGGGCATTACTACCCATCCGTACGTTCCTATTGCTCTAGGACAACGGAAAGctgttttaggaacatcttcttcaacaataaaaatttgattatagccagagtatccatctagCATACTTAAATACTTGTGGCCTGCTGCAGAATCTAtaagcatttctgccactggcataggatattcatcctttggggtagctgaatttaagtctcgaaaatcaatgcataccctaagtttgccatttttcttaattacaagaactatatttgcaatccattcgacatacctggttgtgcggatgaacttgcattttagaagtctttcgacctcttcttttattttcgacagaatctctggtgcgaagcgtcttggagtctgctttactggcttctttccttccattattggcagctgcaattcgaccaaacttctatctaaaccaggcatctcatcgtaatcccatgcgaagcagtctttgaactctttcagcaactggactatttcgactttgaactgggggtccatctttgcgcttatgtaggttggtctacTTTCTGCCCCTAGTCCTAAatttatttcttctaatggatcctgcgccaccatcttcacattagttgacactggatcttttccgaaccccagaggttcgtcatcataaatggcgtcaagcttttggtgttgccattcgCCCATCTGGTTGTTATCATAATCTTCTGCAACGTCTCTTTGGGGACATTGTTCATTGGAATTTTCTttgttggcttcgacagccatatattttacttcggcctcaagggcctctttgagtttgttttcggctatgtaagccgtaattctttcgagcgctgattctttactcatcatcatcaaattcgcttccccatccTATTGGCGCTATATGAGTAGTTCCCCACATGTAGTTTGATTCGCCAATTACTTCTTTGTCCCACTGAAAACCATgtgtaggatgaaggtacatggagcagtaggCGTTGTCTGTTGCTTTTAGGTCGAACTCGGCTGGGCTGCATggaggtatgtgagccaggttctTGTCGAAACTTCGAATGTTGACATTGTTCACTTCTGTCATGAAATAACTTTGATCAGCTTCAATGTTTTCGACAATCCCGTCTGGTCTCCAGATGGCTATTCGTTGATGCATTGAAGAAGGTACGGCTCCTACAccatgaatccactcccttccaagtagtaagttgtaattcgctcttgaagcaatgaccatgaaaattgttggccttgttatggttccaatAGTCAAATCCACCTGGATAACGTCCATAGTGGTTCCTACTTTTCCTTCATAGTTCGACAacaccatgttgtgaggttttGCGTCTGAATAATCCTTCCCAATCTTCTTTAGCATGAAATGAGGCATCAAATTTACTGCTGCTCCGCCATCTACCAGTATCTTGTTTACACCAACATTCTCAATCTTTCCTTTTATGAACAAAGGCTTTAAATGTGCCTTCATGGAATCATCTGGCCTTTCGAAGAAAGCATTCTGTTCTTCGACGCAACCATTGTTCATGACGTAGTAGCAAACGGGCCTATGTACCAttgtttcctcttccatctcATCTTCCTCGTCTTCGACCTCCATGATTCTATCATAATCTTTAGGGAGGACATAAACCACGTTGCAAATCACATTAAAGGATGCTTCTGAGTCAGATTCGAAGTTGTCAGTTATTTCGTCGTCTTCTTGCACCTTCTCTTTGGACACCACTGGTTCGACCATGCTGCCAGGATTGATATGGTGGGAGGTCTCCTCTCTATTAACTATCTGAGCATTGTCACTGGATTCTGCTTTATCTTTGCTATCAGCATCTTTTCCAATCACGCTTTTTTCTGCAGCTTCTTTTTCTGCCCTCTTCTACATCTGGAATCTTCTCCATTGGGATCTTGACATAGGATTTTTCCCTTTGTAGTTTTTTGAAGAATATGGTCTCGGCTTGTGCTTCTCCACTTCCTTCTTACCTTCCATCGAAGTGCCTCTCTGAACTTCAAAATTTCTCCATTTTTTCTGTCCTTGAGcatctctaatgggttgaacccatttgtcatCTGTTACTTTGTTGGATGGTTTGTAAGTGCTATGGTGTCTTTCTCCATGCCTCCATTGGTGATGATCACTTTTTCTTGGGTCATATCCTGTTGTCCCCCAATTTTCTTTTCTCCTGGCTTTATCCACTGCTTCCAGATTGGTTGttgccttcctgtcgaagattGCACTGCAACGTGGGCATAACATCACTTCAGTCCTCATCTTTTGGaacctcttgatgaattccacTAGATTTTCCTCTTCTTTAGGATATGCCAGCCTTTGGTATTCCTCTTGACGACGATCTTCATCCACTTCTGCCTGGTTTCTCTGAGACACTTCCACCATATTCACCCCAATATTATGTCCGTCAGCAATGCTTAAtttgttcatttttttaataAGTCTTTCTTCTTCGACTTCACCATTTCGTTTTATCTGGTCAAACTCCTTTTCTGGGCAGCAACACCAAGATATgttcctgggaccatgtttgcagCAACATTTGTTCGAATTTCTTTTGGGGTCCTCCATTACCCTACGTAGGATTCCACCGGTCACAGGCTTCATAGGACCATCCACAGCTTCTGCTTTGATTCCTGTGACCTCTTTATTGAAAGGTCTCATAATATTGACGCAGTTTGCGACATCACCTATCCTCATTTGGTCAGGATCAAGGCCTTCAGTAACCTTGTTTTCAATAGtgaggtcttcagtaaccttcTTTTTGATGATAGGGAGATTGTCAGTTGTCTCAGTTGTTTTTTCATTGTTGCTCAAAGGTAAATCCCCCCACCCAGTTGGctggattgtgttgatgtcgataTGAGAACTTGCAGGCGCAGTGTATTTCGCGAGATAATCGTACTTCCCACTTGGTTGTCCCAAGAAATCCCAATTTGCTCCTTGTCGATCTACAACATCTTCAGCAATATTGTCATTATCCTttttgtcgaaaccttcagtagtttccatCTTTTTCCGGTCGTCAAAGCCTTCAGTAACTTCAACTTTGTTCTGGTTTGTaagatcatcagcaatctcaaCCATGTTGATACTAGTGCCGAAACCTCCAGCAGCTTCCACCATTTCAAAACTGTCGTTAGAAGCAACTTCGACCTCCACCATATTCACAATGGATGGTTCAGCATAATGGGCTTCGACTGGCTGCATGGGATTCGAATCAATCCTCATCTATTGTTTTGGCTtatcaccaaacttcagccttccgtcacggatagcattttgaacagatccctgaaaaggaaacaccgagacgttttatggcccaaaaagttatggtatttacaaaaacctctctttttctgttgttccacaggcggttctttagcgcctggtggttttattaattgaccatccttaaccaataagtcaaaaatctcgtcacatttggtgatgttGAACGTATAAGTTCTTTTAGGAAACTTATCATTGGTTTCGACTGGatttccgttcgacggagttagtactttaCACGAATATGGTGGGCCTTGCTTCAGTTCTGCTAAGTCAATCTCTTGTTTGTTGaagttacttggttcgttttcgtcgtaTTCATCATCTTGACATACCCCTACATAGGCcaccctttcttttttatttttatttgctCTAAATTTttcatcccttaacctttcgacttGTCTCACCCTATCTGCTAATTGCGCCATATCCCTTAAATACTGAGTGTCTAGTTTCTttcttatagaataatctagaccccctgcggccatttcgactaactcatgttctggcacccGAGTGAAACACCTAGCTTTTAGCAACCTgacctatttaaataatcatctattggttctgagtattttctcttaacactggctaattccttcagacttattttggtttgtcccatgtaaaattgttcatggaataacctctctaattgggtccacgtataCATTGAGTTTGCAGGCAAGGATGTAAACTAAGTAAACGTGTTTTTCGTCAAGGAACTAGGaaagtattttattttcaaattttcattgTGGTTTATCTCTCCTGCTTCAATCAGATAATGTGCTACATGTTCTATGGTGGATTCACTGTATCccctgagaatttggtgaacttaggaaCTTTCCATCTTGGGGGCaattcttcttgcagaatatattctGACAGTGGGGAAGCGTAACTGGGCCTTTGTAATCCTACGTTTaccccattttgtgccattatcaTTTCAACCATGGCTGCTAAATTGTTTTCGACAGGCAAGTTGTTATACCGGATTCGCTGTTGCAACACAGCATCAGCGTCTTAGCCTCTCTGGActactatccttctaggctcttgtggaacaggaatttcgacacgaggctgttcgactactttctcttggtttctgacgtttgCCTGGGGATTATCTAAAGGTATTTGATTTATTATAGGCTCTTCTTGGACCGCCACCACTGGGTCCTgaaccacttgttctctgtgtcgagtttgagggaccccaaaaaagtcagcaatgcgcgtcatttgcgctgccaacaattggtttgtttgggtggtgttttgtattagaggattaaacaccgcccccatttgttgtgtcaacatttggaccatatcatgattactctcgtccatttgttgtctaattacTTGCGCAGAATTATTTGTTATTGCCGACATGTAAAGTGGTTGTTGGTTTAGTCTACTCATGTTTCcgccatatcctgacccttgtaatgGTGAAGACATATTGGCCATAGAATCAGAATATAATACCGGCGAATTGTGTAAATTTGCCATTACCGAAGTTAGCATTCCAaatggttgttccctaccaggcagatgcatggtgaaatttgtcacaaaaggcctagaagCATTCCCTATAGGAGGAGGTGTCCCAACAGGCATTTGTTGCGCCCTAATGGATGGACTAGGCGCATTTTGCGATATTGAAACCGTTGGTATTGACCCTGTTAACGAAGGCACAACCTCTGACACAGGGATTGATCCCACATTTCCTCCTGTCGGAGGGAtagggttggatactgggatgacttcatttggattaggattatttggattatttggctgactcgccattttccttactctcgttcttttaggtctttctacgtcagatacggctaatttaccgctttTTAGTCTCATACAACGAAGAAGAAACCTTGACTAAAGATTATTTAAGTTTTAGATTTTGCACtggtcccactgggcgtgccaatttgttcgctgtagattttggcgaacaacctctggttttccaaaacttATTGAATTGGGTTACTTCCAGGATCAACCatacaaatcctaggacatgtgcaaatttaaataactttgTAACTCTTTAGAACAACCTTTGTATCCTTTATTTGGTTTACTAAGTCTTTCATGTACGAAAGATATTGACTAAAAGTGATTAAGTAAAAGTAAACTTAACAAGACTAAGATAAATGGCGAAAAATAAATGGCGAAgaataaattgcataaagtaaatgcaaaggataaatgactggtaaatgtaaaggaaaattggtaaagaactttgaaatttataagataaaactttaaagaaatggtgtttgttcacacgtacattttccagataagactcttttctctcacacgggtactttgagtattttgcaggaattttgtacaagttttcacacacccattctgataacaactatcctatttatatacaaacaaaataactgtcactaacgaataaatcctaaaactatgacacttGGCTCTCTGCATGACTTCCTTTCGCCAGGTGCTTCCACGCGTCTCCTGCCAAACATTataactcttttgaatttgaatttccgCTTTACGTCGAAACGACGCGTCTCCTCAGacttgtcgaattgtcgaaatatcataacatcatccaTACTTGTCAAAGACGTCTTTTCATCTGCAGACATCTTCTTCTGTCGAAATATCGAACCACCAATCTGTCGAAGTGTCGAAAACACTTATCAACTAAACTGTTGAAAATGCTTTTCAAGTATATAtttccaatttttttttctttttgcaaGCATCTCCATTTGTCGAAAACACTATTCTGCTTATTAATTTCATGACGTCAAAAATACATGTATACAGTCAtccatttttatttcaattttcGTCAATTAATTTACAATACTTTAGAAAATATTTAGATGTTTCGGTCATATTTTGACCCTCTGAATAAGGTGGATTTTCACGAATCGTCTAATAAGGTAGATTTTATTTTTGGGACTCATCTTCTGAATCAATTATTCAAGATTCATCCACATCTCATATGTGTTGGTATAAGTTGATACATGCTTAAACAAACTTGGTCAACTTATTTTTGAATCACAACTGAGTTTTAATTCTCTGTCTCTAGACTTTGTTAGTCTTTTTCTTAAGTTTATCCTTCTCTGTGATTGGCTGATGCAAGTATTTGCAATATAAATGGTCTTTCACCATTGACTTGTCAACCGTTAACTTGAACATATATCCATAATGAGTGATAGAACTATCCATCTTGAGTTACACCGCACTATTTTTTTGTTCAATCAACTAGACTAGTGTCATATACTAGAATAAAATGAGTTCGTACACATAAAGTCTCGAGAAAGAGAGGTGAGTCAAAAAGACACTTAATACCAAATCTTTCTTTAGCTAGAGCTTTCCTAGACATACACTAAAACACTAGCACATTTTATTTCAGCAACAATAATATTTCTTTTCTGATGTGAAAGATGAAATATCATTATAAAGTCTTTTCTTACAAGAGAATATCTCTCAATCTTATCCAACTCAAATGGTCTACAATATCTCACAATTCTCACCAAACTAGTATGGAAACAATACTCTCTTTCTCTTAAAGAGGTTAAGACTCTTTTTCTCACCATCACtctttgattttctctcttttggTGGAAAGACGTAACTCTCCACAAAGCCTCCTATTTATAGAAGAAGAATGTGGCTTACAAACTTCAAGAGATATGGTGGATAATCAATGCTCAGATTTCCAAAACTCTTTCTCTCATCTTCACAATTTCCAAGTTAAAATGTATAGTGATTCAAGCATTGTAATGTCCGTATCCTTTTCCATGTATTAGAATTATTTTGATGACTTTAACCATGGCCTGTCACAAATTATGGAGGGAATACCATCACCTTCATTCTTTCATTCCAAAAGTAACTCTGATAATCGAAGCGGAAGAAGTATGGTGAttcaaaacaattttttttctATACTGAAAACAATGTTGTGTTGTGTATGATACTTTCAATATTGTTTAAACAGGTGCAACGAGCCTTAAGTTTCTATTATCAAAATATTTGTGCAGAAGTTATTAATCTTTGACATTGACAGTTTTACAGGCTTGATTGTCAAATTTTGTTCTGATGAATCTACTAAGATATACAAatgaaaatttttctaagtggtgtattctttttcttctttggAGGGGTATATATTAGTCCACTCCTTTCTTGACATCATCGCACTCTTTAGTCAAGAATCTTCTCCCCAGTTGAAAAGATATTCCATACCAATGTGCCTATTATGTACAATGCAACAGAAACCTTAAACACGTCATTCCAAGAACCTGCGATGAAAAATCACATATAAGCGAAAACCAAGATATGAGTTGCAAAAAAGTAAACTCCAAAATGAATGTGGAGAACTCTCAGACCTCTTTGGAGTATGTATCCAGTTGCAGCTGTGCCAAAGACACCAGCAAGAACTCCTGCAGTGTTCGATAGTCCCAGCAATACGCCCTGAAATTGAAACTCGCGAGCATTATGATATAGACATGTTGAATAAACAAAAATAAACTGAGTGGTGGCTTATATAATGAATTTGTTTCAGAATTAGGAAACAGTTACTTACAGCATATCGCGGTCCAATGTCTTGGTGATTTGAATAAAGACCAGATTGTGAAAATGCATCAGATCCctataaaaaaatattttggtTTGAATTTGGTGGCTGCGTATATTTAAATCTTATCCAAACATGTGGTATTGGTTTTAATGGTTCATAATCGGTAGAAACTTGTAGAACAAGAAACGCTAAAAATATAAGATTTCAGACTAAGGAAAAAAATGTTGATTTAGCTCAAACCTGGCTACATGCCATGCAGAATACTGCCATGGCAGGTGTTTTGACATGGCTTAGTTGTGTCAGAAAAAAGGCGGGACCCAGAAACCCGATCGATTGCATGATCTGCCATGTCCATGAATATTAAGAGCATAATCATTTTGAAGATGAAATGAATTCCGAAAGCAGCTGTGAATGATTATCTTACTTTTCGAACAGCTGTTACGGAAACGCCTTTGCTAACTAATGTGTCAGCTATCCATCCTCCGATATTTGCAAAAACAGCCATGGTTAACCACGGAAGAACGCATAAGAGCCCGGATTCTGTGAGGTTGAACTTCAGAACCTGAGATAATGATGCATTATCTTGTTGATTCAATGGACTAAATCGAAATTGTGATGTATTAAATCCTACAAACTCTTTGCAAAGATAGATCCAACTATAGAAAGTGATGTAAAAAATGTATTAAACTAAGCGTGCTTCAAGTTTACTATAAAAATTTGTTCTAAAAATGTGAATAGGTAATAACCTGATTGTAGTAAGTAGGCATCCATGTTAATAGAATAAATGTCCCCCAATTGTGACAGAAATGAGAGATTATAAGAGCCCAAACTGGCGCTTTTGATAGAATTAATTTCCAAGGAATATCTGAAACAGGCGCTTTTGATACGCCGCCTTCTAGTATGAGCCTTTTTTCCTCTGCCCCGAGATCGGGGTCATCCTTAGGTGAGCTATACGCCTGGAAAGGAAACGGGTTTACTTGCCAAGAAAGATATTTAGATACATGAAGTAGACTCATCAAATTAAGGGAAAGTTGACTTACTTTTTGCAACCAAAACGCAAACCAAATACTTCCGAGGGATCCAAACGAGTAAAACACCGATGGCCACCCAAGGTTTTGGATCAGAAAAGGCGAGAATGCCAAACCTACCACAGAACCAAGGTACATGCCGCTATATACTAGCGAAAGTGATCTACTTCTTTCTGAAACTGGAATCCACTTGGACAGTATATTATTCATGGCAGGCATCGCTACACCCTGAAAACAAATAATTAGCATTGTTTTGTGTTAAGATGGCATTTGAAATAGATCATTAAACTTATCTGGTGATATAAGTACTTGTGCAAATGTTTGGTACCAACCTCACCAATTCCCATAAAGGCGCGCATAATAAGCAAATAAGGGAGTCCAAGTCTTGCGGCAATAGGCGTTAAGACTGTTGCCATTGACCACCAAACTACTCCAAAACCTAGCACTACCTTCCCACCAAGTTTGTCTGCCCATATGCCACCAAGAATCTAAAGAAAAGAAAACTATCACATAATGTCAGTTTGATTCGAGTTCAACAACAGAGAAAGTGTGAAAATCTCAACATACTAGCATATATTCTCTCAACATAAAAATGTTATGCATGGTAGAAGATTGATATACGAAATCGGTTTCTTGTTAGGCTAATATGTTCTATGAATTTGGCATAGAATTTACACCTGAGTGAGTAAATAGCCCCAGAAAAAAGATGACTGAATTAAGCCAACTGTTGTACTGTTCCAGTTAAACTCTTGTGACATTGGAAGTATCGCTATGCTCATATTTACCTGTATATTACAATATGAGAAGGAACATTTATGATATAAAAGAGTCTATATAGTCTACAATTGTACATATCAGAAACTTGAGACATGGAAAATATGAACATATAAATGACAGTGTATGTTAGATTAACGGCGAATTTGACAGAACCACGGTTGTGCAAAAGCTACACTAAGGCTTCAACAAAACCATGACGTAAGTGCATTTAGAAGCATTAATGGATGATCCACCACCAATCCTAACATACACATAGTAATTTAGACTTTGATCACCAGAACAAGATACTCACGCGGTCCATGTTGCATAGAAGAAATGCAGTAAAGCACAGCAATACGATAAGCCAGCGCTTAGGAAGCTTCCGCCACCAAGGAGAAACCGTTGTACCATTTCCTTCCAATTGACGTGCTTCACTTGC encodes:
- the LOC127127076 gene encoding ascorbate transporter, chloroplastic produces the protein MAISGLVSNRNFTSFIAPGNYQLRKDLSLQRGSIFSVHHGGQIAKNPFARKISHIEQREVYGLGVRKLSKVKRACVHYRSEEYEIDETKVDPVVSNEGASEARQLEGNGTTVSPWWRKLPKRWLIVLLCFTAFLLCNMDRVNMSIAILPMSQEFNWNSTTVGLIQSSFFWGYLLTQILGGIWADKLGGKVVLGFGVVWWSMATVLTPIAARLGLPYLLIMRAFMGIGEGVAMPAMNNILSKWIPVSERSRSLSLVYSGMYLGSVVGLAFSPFLIQNLGWPSVFYSFGSLGSIWFAFWLQKAYSSPKDDPDLGAEEKRLILEGGVSKAPVSDIPWKLILSKAPVWALIISHFCHNWGTFILLTWMPTYYNQVLKFNLTESGLLCVLPWLTMAVFANIGGWIADTLVSKGVSVTAVRKIMQSIGFLGPAFFLTQLSHVKTPAMAVFCMACSQGSDAFSQSGLYSNHQDIGPRYAGVLLGLSNTAGVLAGVFGTAATGYILQRGSWNDVFKVSVALYIIGTLVWNIFSTGEKILD